The sequence GAAAGCAAAGACATTGTTTTCTTCATCATGCGCGACGCCACAGGTATCGTTCAATGCACCGTTAGGAAAGGCAGTTCAGCATGGGCTGACGCGAAAAGGGTTACGATCGAATCTTCTGCCACGTTGAGTGGAACTGTGAA comes from Candidatus Bathyarchaeota archaeon and encodes:
- a CDS encoding asparagine--tRNA ligase; the encoded protein is MSFTPIEDILDGRCEGKRISVRGWIYRKRESKDIVFFIMRDATGIVQCTVRKGSSAWADAKRVTIESSATLSGTV